From the Cucumis sativus cultivar 9930 chromosome 5, Cucumber_9930_V3, whole genome shotgun sequence genome, the window tgaattagtcatagcaaaataaacacacaaataaattttagaacaaTAAAAGCAGGCTGCTAACTGCTACAATAATGATCAGGTATGAACAAAAACCAactaaatatcttatattcataattcaataattttggttCACTTTGTTGAGTAATTTCTTGCAGTACTGCTGGTCAAGTAAGGAAGAGCTTAGCTATTAAGGCCCATACAGATGGCAATGgctatttcttctctttgagTAAGAAtgcaaatatattataaaaatagtgtATTGTTACTTTTATTGCTCTTTTAccaatttgcaaatattttcattggattgtggtatttttttaaaattcatcaGTTTATGAATCTGAAGATATTGATCTGCTCTAAACAAGGATCTATGCCGCTAAAAACCGACATCTCAAATTTCTTGAACTTACTTCAATCGTTAGAGCCTTCATCTCCTCCTGGTTTAGTTTCGTGTGCCGTTGTTTTTCCTCCTTCAACATTACTTTCTATCAATTTTCCCTTACTCAACGATTCTTCCATACTTCCAGAGGTAGTAGAACGGCCTTTCATCACTCCTTCCACGTACATCAATAATGGTTGATGTTTCTTTGCCTGAACTCCTAACCTTCCCCTATTCTTAACTAACTGCAGGTCTCAGCCTTGGCAGCAATACTACCCATTACACGTCCACTCCCTTTACTCCCTCTCCTACTGTACTGCCATATAATAGGTGCCTAACAGaatgaaagtttgaatttgCAATATCATGCATGTTTCCCAGTTGGGATGTTGTAGAAAGCAAATCGCGACTCTGAAGATTAGAGATGTGAGcttactttttaatatttataagatcTTATTCAGTAATCATCTGTTTGCTGTCTGGGTGGCAGTTCAACTTTATTCTTCCATATCCTAGTCTCATGCTTGgtttgcattttctttttaatcttcttttttttttttatcaacttaTGTGCTGCCGTTATTCTTGTGAAGAACTTACCAGGAGCTGAATTTATCTCCTTCCATTTTTTGCAGATGTTGTTAATAAACCACAAAACACCAACGATTATTTGAGTGTTCCCTTCACAACAGGCGAATTTTCTGTGATGAAGACTGCTTGCAGTGTATGAATTGAATCtctaatttatcttttaggCCATTAGAATATATTTTATCCTTTCCTTAGGTTCgttgaatatttaatatgAGATGTATTTAAGTGAAATGTCATCATTCTTGAGCTAGTTGAGCAGAGTTGTCGTCTAGTAGATGATCTTGTCATATAgcaaaaaacaaccaaaaaaaaaaatgaaacaaagtgAACATAAATAGGAAGCAATAGAAGAAGTTATATAACTTAGATGCTTTGGGATGGCATAGCCTTAAAGTATTAAATATCAAATGCGTTCTTGGGCCAACTATAATAGAATATAGTGTGGTGTTCTTGTAGGATTAGTTGGAGTACTCGTgacttttaagtttatttgatCACCATGGTAAGTAGGAAATTGGGTTTTAGTATTTCTATTCAGTGCTTGGGGTGCAACGTGCAAGTTTGTGTAGCTGGGTTTGagtaaaatgggaaaagtgAAATGGTGGGACTACCATAATTATGAGAAAAACGTGAAGTAAAATGTTGTACCTAAGGTTTAGATGGTTTACTCTGAAAGAAGAAAACCGTGCTCCAACCCACCCCTACCCCTACCCCTTTTGTTATCTTCTGGTAGATTTGAATGGTACATGTCACTTATATATTAGATATTTGCTTTCTTCCGTTCCAATCCATCATTTTGGGTGTACTCATTCGATAAacttatatatgttttattcttCTGATGTTCTCTTAGTTTGCTCTGCCTAGCCTTCTTGGTTGGGACCGGGTGACCAATCCTAATCTTGGCGTGGGTAGCgtttttcaaccaaaaaaaattgatcgtGAAGCATTGAGTTTAGAGTGGGAAAGATAATTGTTTGTAGAAATGTCACTTCCATGAAGCTGCCAAGTTCAAAAGTGGGCTAATCTTGTCACCTCTTCAACTATAGTAGTGCGATGGATGTATCCTTCCAATTTTGCTTCACAGAAACTCTAGTTGGTGGCAGTgtactaaataattttttgtatctGAAAGGCAGTGGATTATTTGGATTGGATTTTTCatttctgaaaaaaaaaaaaaaaaagtagcaaTGTACACAAGCACTCTTGTTAACTGTGGCCGAGTTAGAGATGGCTTTTAGTAGTTGACTAAAAGTACTTTTCACAATGCTTCTAGCCTATTTTTTGCTTGATATCACTAATCTCTTCAAATTGACCTGTATGTTATTAGGTCTCAATTTGTGATTATGTTTGGATTTAGCTCAGCAAGTGGTTAggagattcaaatttttaaccttttaagTCTATGATAGATGTCTTATGCACGGTTAATTTAGACTCAAATTGATGTGTTGTTTAGAGTACACTTAGTCATCAAAACTCATTGCCAAGTGCTCAACTCTATTGTGATTTCAAAACATTTCTCAAAAGGGCTTGGAATTATTCAAGGCAAACATTACACCAATGCTCTTCTTGACAAATGGATTTGAATAACCCAACAGGAATTTGGTTGAAATGTCACTCTATGTGATCGTTCATTCATCTTGGTGTCAAGTGGTTCCAAATGTTTAAGAACCATTGGCAATGAAGAAATGATATCAAAATCTCTATGAATCTATCCCTTATATCAGCTTCATTCAGAGATTCTTTCCAACTTctattgatttatatatactaatgttttcaaatacagCATATAAGTTCATTTGCTTTACAATATAGTACAAATTTTATCATCCACAATCatatttggttttctttataaatacttttttagtATTGATTGCATgatcaatgaaattgttaataataaaactgttttaaatatttataaaattttaaattttattaatgtctcgttaataaatataaaattttactattacttttataaatattttgatgcattcgattatatttaaaaatctataatatgatacgtatatattatattatattataagataAGAGTTACAGTAAATTTAGATAACCAAAagtgatttaaatatatatatactaaaattttcctttcaacATCCATCggattatttttcttttcaaaaaaggaaaaagaaaatttaaaagtagatgTGAGTCAACTAGCAAGAGTTCAACTATACCTCAACTTAATGTTTTTAGCCTACAAAAACGACTCTATTCATAATGTACTTTGCATAatgttcatctttttttttctttttgataatTTGCAATGATCCCAACCCATCattaacaaattaacaaatagaGTACGTAaggaaaacaacaaacaaagcGACGAAAAACATATTGATATTGTGATACTATTAACAAAATGTGATGTTTCCAcaatattgaaaaacaaatttgaattattatactcttaaattttgtgttgtaACAATTAAAgaactaataattgtatctatttaaactttatataaattttggtaacatttgaaaatattcatattagATTTATAccttttttaaactaaattctCTAATTTTCACAAGtgaatttacttttaattatgattaaaTTCGAAAATGTTTAAGACTATTATTATGTGTTGAGATCTCCTCAAATTTAGATTATCGTTAGTGTGCATGGATGAATTTAAATGAGCTTGCCATTAAGAGTTCATATTGAAACGTATTAATCgataaaattataagtttgatactaTTTTTACACAATGTAAAGTAACATTCAaacatatgaaaattaaaagtctttcattattatttctgTAGAAGAacttatgaaatatttttaaaatgtaacatGCAAATGGAAAAGTCAAGcaacaatattttaatgtgtatttctaaatttgcacatagtactatatatatatatatatatggagaAAATAGATTTACATGGTGCAAtgcaaaaaattaattattttagttttttttaagtcAACTTTGATATACATACAATATAATGATATAGTCTGTCTATATGCTAATCTAAAACCTTGAAGTCGATTTTGATAATTGTATAACAAAGAATTGGATCATTTCATGGATATTctctattctattttttttcataaatcgaatttagtttctatttattcattagattttagaatatataacACTTCtaatctttaatttgttaagtTTAGTTTCAAAGAGTGATCGTCTATGATAATGAGTGATCATCTAGCTAAAACAAAGAGTTGTATAGACGAAGATATGAtcaagataaaattaaaacattttaaaaaatctagaAATTAAACCGtaataagaaaactaaacTTATAGGTTAAATGTGTAACATTGTAAGAAGAGGTGCAGTTTATAGAAGAACAAAGCTGCACAATAATCCCAAAAGAACCACTGGTTGGATATCATGAAGCGAACATCtcaaaacattttgaaacttaacAACCGAATAGAAACTAAATCTAAATCCTAGAAAgcaaaatgatatttatattcttttcttcgGGTGTTTTCAAAAAGACAATAGCCACAAATACAAGTAAACTTTTGCATCCAATGACTTCTAGTCTACTTTCTAACAATCTGTACTGACAAAGACAACACCAAACAACACCAAGACAAAGAAGTCAAATACAACCTTATCACAATTTAGatatgttattatatactATGAATTCATAGATTACATGTCTGCCTTTTGTAGGGTCAATTAAGACAGAATGGCCACAACAACAAAGTCTTTGTCAAAtaacttttaacaaaaatgaaaagaaagaaaaaaaaaggaatgtgGTGAAGCCATTTTTCTAACAAGAAGTGCTTCCTCATCTATTTGGAGATGGAACAACAAACTACTTTGAAATTTCATGATCCTCATCACATCAGTCTTCAAACGTTACAGCACTTGGGGTGAACACAATTACCACAACAAACTACATGTTTCTGTTCTAAAAACTGGGAGGTTAGTGTCGGTAATTCGCGATCGAACGGTCAAACGTGGGCTTGGAGTTACATACAAGCCATTACAAACCCATCAGCCTCCCAAACAAACAAGCCATTACGTCCTGATTTGTGCCTTGGAATTGTTCTCTCTCGATGAATTATCCAATGTTGCATTCCTTTTTAATTGCTGCAGCAATGAATGATTCCTCCCCCTTGAAAACTCCAATTATGGCTTTTGGTTCTTACACTGGAGGTGTTGTATGTTGACAAGCTTGATTACTATGTGGAGGAGGTGGTTCTTCGCATTGTGGTTCGTCATGTCCCATGTCGATCTGAATATGTGGTGGTTGAGACGACGGTGAGAGGACGGAGAGACGGCAGAGTGGGCAAGTGTTGTGGTTGGCTAGCCAATGATCAATGCAGTCCATGTGAAATACATGTCCACAAGTTGGTATTTTCTGAAGTTTATCTTCTGTTTTGTATTCTCCTAAACAAACTGAACATCtgaaaccaacaaaaacaaacacataagGATTGATGGCTCTTTCAAGAAAGGCTTAACAAAACATTGGCTGCATGCCTTTGATGATCATCACCCAactcttcttttctctaaattcATGAATCACTTTTCATAATCTTTTAATCTTCTTAGTCTCCATTGAAGtagatcaatatttttagTCGAGCCAACCAACACAAGGATTCACATCATAAAGGGCTACTACACTAAGAatcaaatgaatatataattgagGCAACCAACACAAatattctatattttcttgatccaaatcaaatgaataCATAATTAAATCAGTTGATTTAAAGCTCCATCcttcattcaaatttcaaacgCGTCGCAACCCACTCGAACCATtgttaaaaaaggaaaaatgaaattgaaaaaatacatTGGTAAAGagtagattaaaaaaaaaaagcaacaattttaaatagaaaccCAAAGCTGGAGTGCAAGATCTCCTAACTTGATGCTCATTCAAGATCTCTTCAATTCATTCCAAGTTCACGTACAAgacttaacaaaaaaataaggCTAACCAAATAACAAGAACACATATACTATgccttcaaaataaaattatcctTTTACCAAAATACACTGGACAAACATAAGAAAGAATCCACTCACAGTGTATCAGTGACAAAGAATGTCTCATTGTATACAATGATAGGAAGCATCTCTCTGAACTCCTTCTTCAACCCAACTTCAGACTGCTCAACCACAAAAACAAGGGAAcatacaaaatcattaaataaataaaaacgcACACAAAATCATTCTATAGACTTTAAAAACAATTGAGAAAGCaaagacaaagaaaagaaaagaacatacTGTAGAgatgttattgttattagcAGCAGCTGAAGTTCGCATTCGAATCGAAGTCCAATCGGCCCTTCGTCGACGAAGGTAAAGGagatagaaaaggaaaagaagaatgaacGTGAAAAGAATTGGAATACAGAACACAAAAAACTGATAAACCTTCAATTCAGGTGCAGGCTTTGAAGCAGAACCTGGCCCTGAAGCAACTGTATAGCTTTTAGATGGATCCAAATGATCATAAGCCATTTTGACAAAAACCCCCACTAATGTACTTAGATCTTACAAACCCGGAAgtaatttgaagttttggtaAAAACCCAGAAgccaaaacagaaaaattcACCTAAATTAACACAAATCAGCAACACCCAGATCCAGAAAAACAAGAAGGAAAGAGTAAACAATGTGCTTAAAACCTCCAACAGTAAAATCAGTATACTACAGGAAATAAAATGGAGGCATTAACAGTGCAAATCTAGACGCATCCAACGAATTTCAACAAAATGGGGTGATAGATTAGATTAAATCAATCGAACCCAAcacaaataagaagaaaaatcagtAGAAAAAGTAGCAATGAGagtgagaaaattaaagaaacaagaaactaaAATGCGGCCAAAGGGCAATGTTTGGTTTTGAAGAGCCAAataaagaaggaaaggaaGTTAGGTGGCAAAAGAAAttggaatgaagaagaagaagaaggaactGTGTCTTTAAGTATACGATTTTCCTCGTCT encodes:
- the LOC101219324 gene encoding RING-H2 finger protein ATL58, which gives rise to MAYDHLDPSKSYTVASGPGSASKPAPELKVYQFFVFCIPILFTFILLFLFYLLYLRRRRADWTSIRMRTSAAANNNNISTSEVGLKKEFREMLPIIVYNETFFVTDTLCSVCLGEYKTEDKLQKIPTCGHVFHMDCIDHWLANHNTCPLCRLSVLSPSSQPPHIQIDMGHDEPQCEEPPPPHSNQACQHTTPPV